A stretch of Tachyglossus aculeatus isolate mTacAcu1 chromosome 3, mTacAcu1.pri, whole genome shotgun sequence DNA encodes these proteins:
- the LOC119925226 gene encoding olfactory receptor 13A1-like encodes MVAPNQTMVTEFILQGFTENPRLQALFFSLLLLLFIMALAGNALIIAAIHVSNGLHLPMYFFLANLAILDIICTSSILPKVLENLISVKKTISYGGCMNQMFFFTWSLSSELVLFTAMAYDRYMAICQPLHYSKMMSKTVCVGLAAFVWSSGGLNSLTLTSLVLTLSFCGPNFIPHFFCEIPPVLLLSCTPTYWINILSITADMFLAGLNFFLTIVSYSFIIASIMKIRTREGKKRAFSTCSSHLTVVTLYYSTVLYTYILPVLGTLGSMDKLVSVLYTVLTPTLNPLIYTLRNKDVKVALKKLFPFPLP; translated from the coding sequence ATGGTAGCCCCGAACCAGACGATGGTGACAGAGTTCATCTTACAGGGTTTCACCGAAAACCCTCGGCTTCAGGCTCTCTTCTTtagcctcctcctgcttctcttcataaTGGCTCTTGCGGGAAATGCCCTTATCATCGCTGCCATCCACGTGAGCAACGGACTCCACctgcccatgtatttcttcctggcCAACCTGGCCATTCTTGATATCATCTGCACTTCATCAATTCTGCCCAAAGTTCTGGAGAACCTGATCTCGgtgaagaaaaccatctcctatGGTGGCTGCATGAATCAGATGTTCTTCTTTACTTGGTCCCTGAGTTCGGAGCTGGTACTCTTCACGGCGATGGCCTACGACCGCTATATGGCTATTTGCCAGCCTTTGCACTACAGCAAGATGATGAGCAAGACAGTGTGTGTTGGGTTGGCTGCCTTCGTGTGGAGTAGTGGCGGGCTGAACTCTTTAACCCTCACGAGTCTGGTCCTCACACTATCCTTCTGTGGACCCAATTTCATCCCTCACTTCTTTTGCGAAATCCCCCCCGTACTGCTGCTTTCTTGTACCCCAACCTACTGGATCAACATCCTGTCCATCACGGCAGATATGTTCCTGGCCGGCCTGAATTTCTTCCTCACCATAGTGTCCTACAGCTTCATCATAGCCAGCATCATGAAGATCCGCaccagggagggaaagaagagagctttctccacctgctcctcccatctcACCGTGGTGACCCTGTATTACTCCACCGTGCTTTATACTTATATCCTTCCAGTTCTGGGGACCTTGGGATCTATGGACAAATTGGTGTCTGTACTGTACACTGTTTTGACTCcgactctgaaccccctcatttacacACTGAGAAATAAAGATGTCAAAGTGGCACTAAAGAAACTCTTCCCATTTCCACTGCCGTAG